The proteins below come from a single Gavia stellata isolate bGavSte3 chromosome 8, bGavSte3.hap2, whole genome shotgun sequence genomic window:
- the CCNYL1 gene encoding cyclin-Y-like protein 1 isoform X2 yields the protein MGNTVTCCVSPDASPKLSRARGGGGAAPGPDRWADAYQAAAAAGGGGGSGSAEAESGDSDPGGGGPHLQHISDREFPDDLALESNPSDHPRASTIFLSKSQTDVREKRKSNHINHCNISNILPYKEQREEVPDDYYKHDPDHKHIYRFVRTLFSAAQLTAECAIVTLVYLERLLTYAEIDICPSNWKRIVLGAILLASKVWDDQAVWNVDYCQILKDITVEDMNEMERHFLELLQFNINVPASVYAKYYFDLRSLADDNNLSFLLEPLSKERAQKLEAISRLCEDKYKDLSKAAMRRSFSADNLVGIRRSNAILS from the exons ATGGGCAACACCGTCACCTGCTGCGTATCCCCGGACGCCAGCCCCAAGCTCAGCcgggcccgcggcggcggcggggcagcgccggggcccgACCGCTGGGCGGACGCGTaccaggcggcggcggcggcgggcggcggcggcggctcgggATCGGCGGAGGCCGAGTCGGGGGACTCGGatcccggcggcggcggcccccaCCTCCAGCACATCAGCGACCGGGAGTTCCCGGATG atttAGCACTGGAATCTAATCCATCTGATCATCCCAGAGCAAGCACAATTTTCCTGAGCAAGTCTCAAACAGATG tgcgagagaagaggaagagtaACCACATCAATCAT TGTAACATTAGCAATATTCTACCATATAAAGAACAG CGGGAGGAAGTTCCAGACGACTACTACAAGCATGATCCTGATCACAAGCACATCTACCGGTTTGTTCGGACACTTTTCAGTGCTGCACAGCTGACAGCTGAATGTGCAATAGTGACACTG gTTTATTTGGAAAGGCTTTTAACCTACGCAGAGATTGACATATGCCCTAGTAACTGGAAGAGGATAGTCCTAGGAGCTATTCTGCTGGCTTCTAAAGTCTGGGATGATCAGGCTGTGTGGAATGTGGATTACTGCCAAATATTGAAGGACATTACTGTTGAGGACAT GAACGAGATGGAAAGACACTTCTTGGAGCTACTGCAGTTTAATATCAATGTTCCTGCCAGTGTTTACGCCAAATACTACTTCGATCTTCGCTCCCTAGCAGATGACAATAACCTGAGCTTTCTGCTGGAGCCTCTCAGTAAAGAGAGAGCACAGAAACTGGAG GCTATCTCCCGGCTGTGTGAAGACAAATACAAAGACTTGTCAAAAGCTGCTATGAGACGATCTTTCAGTGCTGATAACTTAGTTGGTATCCGCCGTTCTAATGCCATCCTCTcctga
- the CCNYL1 gene encoding cyclin-Y-like protein 1 isoform X1, translating to MGNTVTCCVSPDASPKLSRARGGGGAAPGPDRWADAYQAAAAAGGGGGSGSAEAESGDSDPGGGGPHLQHISDREFPDDLALESNPSDHPRASTIFLSKSQTDVREKRKSNHINHVSPGQLTKKYSSCSTIFIDDSTVSQPNLRSTIKCVTLAIFYHIKNRDSDRSLDIFDEKSHPLTREEVPDDYYKHDPDHKHIYRFVRTLFSAAQLTAECAIVTLVYLERLLTYAEIDICPSNWKRIVLGAILLASKVWDDQAVWNVDYCQILKDITVEDMNEMERHFLELLQFNINVPASVYAKYYFDLRSLADDNNLSFLLEPLSKERAQKLEAISRLCEDKYKDLSKAAMRRSFSADNLVGIRRSNAILS from the exons ATGGGCAACACCGTCACCTGCTGCGTATCCCCGGACGCCAGCCCCAAGCTCAGCcgggcccgcggcggcggcggggcagcgccggggcccgACCGCTGGGCGGACGCGTaccaggcggcggcggcggcgggcggcggcggcggctcgggATCGGCGGAGGCCGAGTCGGGGGACTCGGatcccggcggcggcggcccccaCCTCCAGCACATCAGCGACCGGGAGTTCCCGGATG atttAGCACTGGAATCTAATCCATCTGATCATCCCAGAGCAAGCACAATTTTCCTGAGCAAGTCTCAAACAGATG tgcgagagaagaggaagagtaACCACATCAATCAT GTTTCTCCTGGGCAGCTTACGAAAAAATACAGCTCATGCTCAACAATATTTATAGATGATAGCACCGTCAGTCAACCTAACCTTAGAAGCACAATAAAGTG TGTAACATTAGCAATATTCTACCATATAAAGAACAG AGATTCCGACAGGTCACTGGatatttttgatgaaaaatcTCATCCTCTCACA CGGGAGGAAGTTCCAGACGACTACTACAAGCATGATCCTGATCACAAGCACATCTACCGGTTTGTTCGGACACTTTTCAGTGCTGCACAGCTGACAGCTGAATGTGCAATAGTGACACTG gTTTATTTGGAAAGGCTTTTAACCTACGCAGAGATTGACATATGCCCTAGTAACTGGAAGAGGATAGTCCTAGGAGCTATTCTGCTGGCTTCTAAAGTCTGGGATGATCAGGCTGTGTGGAATGTGGATTACTGCCAAATATTGAAGGACATTACTGTTGAGGACAT GAACGAGATGGAAAGACACTTCTTGGAGCTACTGCAGTTTAATATCAATGTTCCTGCCAGTGTTTACGCCAAATACTACTTCGATCTTCGCTCCCTAGCAGATGACAATAACCTGAGCTTTCTGCTGGAGCCTCTCAGTAAAGAGAGAGCACAGAAACTGGAG GCTATCTCCCGGCTGTGTGAAGACAAATACAAAGACTTGTCAAAAGCTGCTATGAGACGATCTTTCAGTGCTGATAACTTAGTTGGTATCCGCCGTTCTAATGCCATCCTCTcctga